DNA sequence from the Vicia villosa cultivar HV-30 ecotype Madison, WI linkage group LG3, Vvil1.0, whole genome shotgun sequence genome:
CACCAATCTTCTTCCCTCAACCTACCACACCATCCCAATTCCCAACAATGTCTCCTTCACCATCCCATTTCTTCATCACAGTCCTCATCATCCTCTTCAATTTCCACCACTCCTCTTCATTCTCTCTCTCAGTAGAAAACCCTGACCAAAACTTCATACTCTCACCCAAACGCACATTCACCGCAGGCTTCTACCCCGTAGGTGACAATGCTTATTCATTCGCCATTTGGTTCacgcaaaaacacaaacaccttaacagcaacaacaacaactacaacgccACCGTTGTTTGGATGGCAAACCGTGACCAACCAGTAAACGGAAAACGCTCAACGCTTTCTATTCTCAAAACCGGCAACCTCGTCTTAACGGATGCAGCTCAATCTAATATTTGGTCTACAGACACTACCTCATCAAAACCACTTCAATTACTCTTACATGACACCGGTAACCTCGTTCTTCAAGAACTAAACACAAACGGTTCCATCAATAGCAATAGCAATAGCACTCTATGGCAAAGCTTCGATTTCCCAACAGATACACTTCTCCCAGACCAACCCCTCACCAGATTCACCAAACTCGTTTCATCTCGAAGCGAAACAAATCACTCATCTGGTTTCTACAAACTCTTTTTCGACAACGACAACGTTCTTCGTCTTCTATACGAAGGTCCAAGAGTTTCAAGTGTTTTTTGGCCGGATCCTTGGGTTACTAGCAACGGTGCTGCTGGTAGTGGTAGCAGATCAACTTTCAACAGTAGCAGAATCGCTTCTTTGGATTCATTTGGTAGGTTTAGTTCCTCTGATAATTTCGTTTTCAATGCTTCTGATTATGGAACATTGTTGCAACGTAGACTTACACTTGACCATGATGGGAATGTTCGCATTTATAGTAGAATAGACGAGGAACAAAGTTGGTTTGTTTCTGGTCAATTTAAACAACAACCTTGTTTCGTTCATGGGATTTGTGGACCGAATAGTACTTGTAGTAATGATCCGGTGAATGGTAGAAAGTGTTCTTGTTTACCTGGTTATGTTTGGATTAATGATCAAGATAATTATCAAGGTTGCAGACCTAATTTTCAGCTTTCTTGCAGTAACAAGACTAGTGAGTCAAGGTTTTTGGCTTTACCTCATGTTGATTTTTATGGATATGATTATGGTTTCTTTGTGAATAAAACTTACAAAGAATGTGAGGATCTGTGTTTGCAATTCTGTGGTTGTGCTGGATTTCAGTATACTTTTAACGCTGAATATGGTGGTAATTATTGGTGTTATCCGAAGATTCAGTTACTTAATGGCCATCATTCACAGAGTTTTCTAGGATCATTCTACTTGAAATTGCCAAAAAATAGtgattttgttgatcagatgaaGATTCAACAAAATGGGATGGGAATGGTTTGTTCAACAAAAGGAGTAGTAGAGCTTGAGCGAGAATacataaaagagaaagaaaatggtTCCTTGAAGTTCATGCTTTGGTTTGCTGGTGCTTTAGGTGGAGTTGAGCTCTTGGGATTTTTTCTGGTGTGGTTTTTCTTGTTTAGAAGTAGCAGAAACTCTGATGAAGACAATAATGGGTATATTCTAGCAGCAGggtttaggaaatttagtttctCTGAATTGAAACAAGCTACAAAAGGTTTTAGTCAAGAGATTGGAAGAGGTGCTGGAGGAAGCGTCTATCAGGCTGTTTTATCTGATAATCGAGTCGCTGCGATAAAGCGTCTGCATGAAGCAAATAACGGAGAGAGTGAGAGTGAGTTTCTTGCTGAGGTTAGCATCATTGGAAGGCTTAACCACATGAATTTGATTGGAATGTGGGGTTATTGTGCAGAGGGAAAGCATAGGTTGTTGGTTTATGAGTACATGGAAAAGGGTACTTTAGCTGATAATCTCTCATCAAATGAACTTGATTGGGGTAAAAGGTATAACATTGCTATGGGAACTGCAAAGGGTCTTGCTTATTTACATGAGGAGTGTTTGGAGTGGATTTTGCATTGTGATATAAAGCCACAAAACATTCTTATTGACTCTGATTACCAACCTAAGGTAGCAGATTTTGGTTTGTCTAAGCTATTGAATAGGGATGACCTTGATAATTCAAATTTCTCAAGGATAAGAGGGACAAGAGGTTACATGGCACCAGAGTGGGTTTTCAACTTGCAAATCACATCTAAGGTTGATGTTTATAGCTATGGAGTTGTGGTGTTGGAAATGATTACTGGAAAGAGTCCAACAACTGGTATACAGATCAAAGAAGAGTTGTGTCATGAGAGGTTGGTAACATGGGTCAGGGAGAAAAGGAGAAATGGATTAGAAGTTGGTTGTTGGGTAGAACAAATTGTTGATCCTAAATTAGGATCAAATTATGATGTTAAGAAAATGGAGACTTTGGCAAATGTTGCTTTGGATTGTGTAGCAGATGATAAAGATGTTAGACCCACCATGAGTCAAGTTGTTGAGAGACTTCTAAGTCATGAGCATAATTATTGATAGTATGCCCAATAAATAGCCATATCTCATGGCTATTAATTACTCCACTGTTCTACTTCTTATGTTTCCATTATTCTCTACATGTAACTTGATTCAAGAACCTATGTGAGTTCGATTACCACTCATAATATGTGTTAGTGTGGTAAATTCTGAGATAATGAATAATAAGTGCCTCATCATAATTTTCATATCTCTATTTTATATCACATCTCTATTTTATATCTGTCTATTTTAAGctcaatcaaataaaataaataaacttatcACTTATTTTATACATTATCATAGAAGGAACAAGAGCTCTTTGTGCTCAATGACCTTGAAGAGACAACAAGTCTTCTGTAAATACATTCAGGTTCATATTGCAGGATTCACATTCTGCAACTGCTTGGTCACATATATATGTTTGTGAGAAGGATATTGAAGGAActaattgaatttttaaatgaTCCCATATATTATGATTtcgttcatttttatttttaaatcttaaatatatttgaaaatataGATGTAGTCCTCCAACTCTTTTTACACTGATAAAATTTACTTTTTGGGAATTGCTGGCTAAGAATCTAGCCAATTTAATGGGGTTTATCTTATAATTCTCCTTCTGCGTTTTTTAATCATCGCTGCATCTTATGTAATGGCCTTATTCAATACATGCCTGATTGATTCGAGTTTTTAGTACTTGGATTCAATTTGCATTTTATCAAACGTTATTGTTTGTTATAAGAAATTGAGGTGTGAAAATTTCAGAAGGTGAAAATGAAATCACACGTTTTAgtacttttctcttttttatgctgatacttttgattttgattttcagAGGATCGTCCAAGGAGATGTGAAATTTAGTGACTGTTATAGGAAGATCCTGGGAATGACAATTTCAGGGATGGCTGATGGCTTTGTCATCTCCCTAAGGTCCCTTGTCGTCCGAAACTCCGGAAACATTGCACCATTATTGCATGCTCGACATCTTCATTTTCAGAGAATGTTTAAGACCGGGTTGGGATTTCAACTACTGAAAATGGCACTGCAGTGCAGTCTTACTGCGCAGGTATTTTCATTGTCCACTTTGACCATTTTTCGCGTACatgtgattctgagttttaaccCTCTCTTATTAATGTTGTTTTATCCTAATTGTTTTTTGTGCTGCAGCAATTTGGCGGGATGGGTGGCGACGATGCAGTGGGTGGTGATTTTGATGACGGTGATGATGAAGGTAAGTATGCTGTACAAACTGTGTGATGCAGCAATGCATGATTAAGTAATAGTACAAGATTTTACGGTGATAATGCATCAGAATTAAActacatataaaaaaaatacaatattgaAAGGGATGTTAATCCTGAGTAGAATGAAGATCTTACTCTTTCTGTCTTAGATCCTAATCAGATCGTTTCAATTGTAAGTAAGTTAATTGCGGCGCTGTATCGGTTACTCTTTCTGTTATGATTGAATTGACTTGAACATCAAGCTATTTAGTACAAAATGTTGTTAAATAGCGGCGCGCTATAGTACTTTAGCCCAgccaaaatatgaaaaaattgtTGATTGTCAAACGTGTTTCAAATTTTAACTTTATCTTGTGTTTTGTTTTCCAATAGATTTCTTCATTTAAAATTTCCTTTGAATGAATGTGTAAATATGAATATGAGAGGAGGATGAATGAGTACTTATAGAGGTCTTAATTCTATAAAAGTTTGAAAGACAATGTTGGTTATGTTATAAAGCTATAATTACATGATGATCATTTAGAGTTCATTTGTTGAGAAGCTTGATGCTCCACTCTAATATATTTACAAAACTCCAATACTTGGAAGAAAGTATTGTTCAACTGTTTTCAGAAAGTTGACGACGAGGTTGGAGGAATCGGTGCAGGTAGTAGCGAGAGTAACGGCGGGGGATCTGAGTCTAACATTGAACCTATTGCTCCTAAGACTGCTGGCTCCACTGCAGTGGTTGCCATTTTAAGTCAAACACACATAATAATTGCAAACTGCGGGGATTCACGAGCTGTCTTGTATCGCGGGAAAGAAGCCATGGCGTTGTCTGCTGATCACAAAGTAAGGACTTTCATCCCTGTTTTGTAATATTTTTGATGGTTTTATGTCGGAAGATGAAGTTGTGTCTAATAATTAAAGAAGGAATTCAGCAGCCAACCATTGTAGTGGTTGGAGATCAGTCTTTTGGAAAATCAAATGTTCTTGAATCTCTTGCTGGTATCAGCTTGCCCCGTGGCCAAGGAATCTGCACTAGGGTTCCTTTGGTTATGCGCCTTCAGAATCACCCACTTCCACAACCAGAGCTTATATTGGAGTATTATGGCAAGAATGTTTCAACTGATGAGACTAATGTCTCATGCAATTAATACTGCTTCTGAAGAGCTTACTGGGACAGCCAAAGGCATTTCTAACACACCACTGACTTTGATTGTGAACAAGAATGGTGTTCCTGATCTTACCATGGTTGACCTTTCTGGAATAACTCGTGTGCCGGTTCATGGTCAACCGGATAACATCTAAGATCAGATAAAGGATATCGTCATGGATAATATAACTCCTGAAGAGAGTATTATCTTAAATGTTCTCTCTGCAACTGTTGATTTTACAACTTGTGAGTCTATTAGGATGTCACAAACTGTTGATAAAACTGGTCTGAGAACTTTAGTTGTTGTCACAAAGGCTGATAAGTCTCCAGAAGGTTTGTTAGAGAAAGTAACTGCTGATGACGTGAATATAGGTCTTGGTTATGTTTGTGTGAGAAATAGGATTGGATAGGAGTCATACGAAGaggccagagaagaagaactGAAGCTGTTTGAGTCGAATTTACTTCTTTTGAAAATTGATAAATTTATTGTTGGTATTCCTATTCTGGAGAGGCAACCAGGCCAATGATATAAGATATTCCCCCACACAGGTGAGTTATTCATCTCATGGCATTGTCATTTTGAAATGGTGAAATATACATGTCATTTTGTATGTAATTTTAAAGAATCTAAATTCCAATAAAATTATCTACATTATTTACCTATGTTTTAATGCTGTAAACATTCATTTAGAAGTAGAATTCATTTCTTCTTTTCCTTGATgcattcttttataaaaaaattatgctGACAACTCGATCTGACATCGATTCTATATTGGTCCAGGTATAATTACAGCAGCAGTTTGGGCTATTATTATGATCCAAATACAGGGATTTATTGCTTTGCAGAATCAGGGAAATGGTATTGTGTATTGATGATTCGTCTTAGTGCATGTCATGTATCATTTTTTTGTGTTTGTAGTATCTTGATTAACCATCTGAAACATGCCTTTAGATGTGAatgctttgctcttttgtttaaatCCTAATCCTATTCTGGTTATAGATATTTCTTATACTTGTATTTGGACTGTTTTCTTGCTGGGACTCAGATTTTGAAATCATGTATGGGTTTACATGTATGAAATTTGCTTTGGTTTTGTCTGTATTACTACTTTGATCCAATTTTCAATTTCATGCATATCACTGTTTCTTCTTACTTAATGCTGTCTTTCTGTTATAGGACGATGGACATCAACCAGCATGGTCTTAATATTGAAGCATAAAAACTTATAAATATAGTGTTCATGTTTCTATAACAAttagaaaatttaaattattattttttatttaaaggatAAAATAGTTAGTTTAGGAGAAATATAAGGATGACACGTGAATCTTTCTAGGTGTTAGCTAAATAATTGGTTTGTTAGTTTTCTTCTGACTCTATATATAAAGACAAAGGATCTCACATACTCATTTACCTAATTAAAACTCATATTCTCGCTTCCCTCTCTaccttttgaattttggtttcaGCCTTCAATATGAGCAGTTCAAGAAATGATCCTATGTTTGGTCATGCAATGGTGTTTGTAACGAAAGCAAAATCGGTTGTTACCACAGAAATGTATAAGGAATTTTTAACACTCCTATATAATTACCATGCTAGAAGCGTTGATTTAAGAGTTTTCAAAGAATTCAATCAATCAATGAGAATTTTAGCTATAATGAAAATTGAGATTTACctcatattttaaatatatatacataaatatttaACTTACTTAACCATTAAAGTATAATAAtgcaaacaatatatatatatatatatatatatatatatatatatatatatatatatatatatatatatatatatatatatatatatatatatatatatatatatatatatatatcagtttaaaaaaacttataaaatcaattaaaaaatcatcaaaattaattgaaGCAGTGCAACGAAAAATCAGCCTAAATATAAAATCATGACAAACTACTGTAAAAAATAATTTGACAAAGTAATGGCAATTATGTCTTTGTTTTTGTGCGTTTTATTTTAAAGCGTTTAAATAAGTGAAGAGACTAAAAATAGGGAAAAGTGAAATGAGGAACGGTATATAAATTATATCTGGTAATTTGAAATCTGATAATAGAGTCCTACAAgcagtgacaaaatgaaatgatgtaTGTTTGCCATCTCCATGCACTTCACTTAACCATTTTTCTCAATTGTTTCAATTATGtatttatctttcttttttattatcaAAACTTAACTGTCACTCTTacaatatactccctccgtcccaaattataagagaaaaaaacaaaatcacgtttattaagaaaagtaaaaacataatcatttaatttatggtttttttgaaataaagtgttttggaaaatgtaaaaaaaattctaattggttgttggttatagaaatgatgagagagaatgtaaattaaatgcaatttgtatttaattttactttgaaaaaaatgaaagatgatttcttctcttatattttgggacaagaaaaatgcatttttttctcttatattttgggacggagggagtatttaaaAATCAGTTACACTTCATCAatgttataataaattttattttaattaatacttctatcgtttaattacaaaacataaatttatattaataactaattaaaatattgaacattaacaaaaatatgaagtaactaattaaaatattgaatattaacggaaatatgAAGTAGTTTATTaacatattgaatattaacgggaatatgaagttcctgatcaaaatattaaatattaacagaaacatgaacttactgattaaaatattgaataataatagaacaactttactattggtttaaatatttttgacaataatttaaaaaaaaaaacaaaaataatatttatataaaaaatatttatattattaattcaaatatttggaTATATTGAAATAATTAAGCACTGATTTattatctattttaaaaaaaatcattttatttttataatatttttggaaCAAATGCTCGTACGAAGTTtctgataaaaaatattgaatattaacgggaacatgaaattattgatcaaaacatTGAATATTGACCGGAACATGAAGttgttgatcaaaatattgaatattaacggtaacataaagttacagatcaaaatattgaatataaacaggaacatgaagttactgatcaaaatatagaATTTTAACGGGAatattaagttactgatcaaaatattaaataataaaggaaacatgaaattactgatcaaaatattaaataataacagaaacatgaagttactgatcaaaatataatTTTGCTACTACAAGATATATATTCCATtctttatcaatttcatttttaattttattatgtatcTTTACTAAACAAAATGCATCATAATAATAActacataatttttttatgtaaagaagtacaatattgaacaaaataagcgTGCCAGAATGGGTACTCGTGTAAacgc
Encoded proteins:
- the LOC131662127 gene encoding putative receptor protein kinase ZmPK1 yields the protein MSPSPSHFFITVLIILFNFHHSSSFSLSVENPDQNFILSPKRTFTAGFYPVGDNAYSFAIWFTQKHKHLNSNNNNYNATVVWMANRDQPVNGKRSTLSILKTGNLVLTDAAQSNIWSTDTTSSKPLQLLLHDTGNLVLQELNTNGSINSNSNSTLWQSFDFPTDTLLPDQPLTRFTKLVSSRSETNHSSGFYKLFFDNDNVLRLLYEGPRVSSVFWPDPWVTSNGAAGSGSRSTFNSSRIASLDSFGRFSSSDNFVFNASDYGTLLQRRLTLDHDGNVRIYSRIDEEQSWFVSGQFKQQPCFVHGICGPNSTCSNDPVNGRKCSCLPGYVWINDQDNYQGCRPNFQLSCSNKTSESRFLALPHVDFYGYDYGFFVNKTYKECEDLCLQFCGCAGFQYTFNAEYGGNYWCYPKIQLLNGHHSQSFLGSFYLKLPKNSDFVDQMKIQQNGMGMVCSTKGVVELEREYIKEKENGSLKFMLWFAGALGGVELLGFFLVWFFLFRSSRNSDEDNNGYILAAGFRKFSFSELKQATKGFSQEIGRGAGGSVYQAVLSDNRVAAIKRLHEANNGESESEFLAEVSIIGRLNHMNLIGMWGYCAEGKHRLLVYEYMEKGTLADNLSSNELDWGKRYNIAMGTAKGLAYLHEECLEWILHCDIKPQNILIDSDYQPKVADFGLSKLLNRDDLDNSNFSRIRGTRGYMAPEWVFNLQITSKVDVYSYGVVVLEMITGKSPTTGIQIKEELCHERLVTWVREKRRNGLEVGCWVEQIVDPKLGSNYDVKKMETLANVALDCVADDKDVRPTMSQVVERLLSHEHNY